One genomic segment of Scylla paramamosain isolate STU-SP2022 chromosome 9, ASM3559412v1, whole genome shotgun sequence includes these proteins:
- the LOC135103713 gene encoding N-acetylglucosamine-6-sulfatase-like isoform X2 → MRPIMLLLQSSILTGQYVHNHYAINNSLSGQCNGQRWRDGPEKKTFAAHLHYAGYQTLYAGKYLNQYGHAAAGGLSHVPPGWDWWLGLEGNSRYYNYSLSVNGSKETHGSHPDHDYLTKVIWQYALDFLAQLSTHPFLMVLAPPAPHAPFIPEPKYATNFSSIKAPRTPNFNVKVSKEKHWLLRQGKQILPDEVVVKIDRVFQARLRTLLTVDDMVKDVVEKLEALNRLDNTFVIFTSDNGYHLGQFSQPLDKREPYETDIRVPLIMRGPDIPKGHLLSYPTTNVDLAPTLLDLASLPIPKYMDGTSLKPILTHSVANYDQTQNEVREVGRHDPKQLRRTVLVEHNGEGAVKHPGCENLSSGVSGCNPDFACKCEDSWNNTYACLRQLSPHEDRLFCQWADDEDFEEAYDLTRDPWQLNNTVASLPPSLHKKLHNLLRNLQRCRGPRCSDLAGFVV, encoded by the coding sequence GATGGTCCAGAAAAGAAGACATTTGCTGCCCACCTGCACTATGCTGGCTACCAAACACTCTATGCTGGCAAGTATCTCAACCAGTATGGACATGCTGCAGCCGGGGGGCTCAGTCATGTGCCCCCTGGTTGGGATTGGTGGCTTGGGCTGGAGGGCAACTCACGGTACTATAATTACTCCCTTTCTGTGAATGGGTCAAAGGAAACCCATGGTTCTCACCCAGATCATGACTACCTCACTAAAGTCATCTGGCAGTATGCACTGGATTTTCTGGCTCAGCTTTCAACTCATCCCTTTCTTATGGTACTGGCACCTCCAGCTCCCCATGCTCCCTTCATCCCAGAACCAAAGTATGCTACCAATTTCTCTTCTATCAAGGCACCTCGAACCCCCAATTTTAATGTGAAGGTGAGCAAAGAAAAGCACTGGCTACTGCGACAAGGAAAGCAAATCTTACCAGATGAAGTAGTGGTGAAAATAGATAGAGTGTTCCAAGCTCGACTACGCACTCTTCTAACAGTAGATGACATGGTGAAGGATGTGGTGGAGAAACTGGAAGCTCTCAATCGTCTGGACAACACCTTTGTCATCTTCACTTCTGACAATGGCTATCACCTTGGCCAGTTCTCTCAGCCATTAGATAAGCGAGAACCTTATGAAACAGATATACGGGTGCCTCTCATAATGCGTGGCCCTGATATTCCTAAAGGCCATCTCCTTTCCTACCCTACAACCAATGTTGATTTAGCCCCAACACTCCTAGACTTAGCTAGTCTGCCTATCCCCAAATATATGGATGGTACTTCCCTAAAACCTATCCTTACCCACTCAGTGGCCAATTATGACCAAACTCAGAATGAGGTCAGGGAGGTGGGCAGACATGACCCCAAGCAGTTGCGACGAACAGTCCTAGTGGAACACAATGGAGAGGGTGCAGTGAAGCATCCAGGCTGTGAGAACCTTTCATCAGGTGTCAGTGGCTGCAATCCAGACTTTGCTTGCAAATGTGAGGACTCTTGGAACAACACCTATGCTTGCTTGCGCCAGCTGAGCCCTCATGAAGATCGCCTTTTCTGTCAATGGGCTGATGATGAAGATTTTGAGGAAGCTTACGACTTGACCAGGGATCCTTGGCAATTGAATAATACtgttgcctcccttcctccaagtCTTCATAAGAAGCTTCATAACCTTCTTCGTAATCTCCAGCGTTGTCGAGGCCCACGTTGCTCAGATTTAGCTGGCTTTGTGGTGTAG